One genomic window of Luteitalea sp. includes the following:
- the murA gene encoding UDP-N-acetylglucosamine 1-carboxyvinyltransferase: MSVLRIVGGRPLRGRIDVDGNKNAALPLIAACLLTDQPCTLHNVPRIRDVQAMLELLRGLGAEVSGGGTTDVTICCAKLSGDQPDPQLVGRLRGSVLLLGPLLARQGRVQLAPPGGDFPTRRTIDTHVQALSALGARELPAEAGHVFEAPEGRLVGASFYLDEASVTATEAALLAAAAAEGVTEIRHAACEPHVVELCRFMQAMGIDLEGEGTPRIRVHGTRRVRGATHTLRGDYIEAGSWAVLGAVTSGEVEIVGAHPDDLEPITSVMQRMRVDCRLDDQVLHVGQSSCIAIRRLVTGLWPGFPSDMVSLITVLATQAEGRTLIHDWMYELRLFALEQLSGMRADLFLCDPHRIVVTGRTPLRGRDLDSRDLRSGMALIAAALAADGESSLAPLETVERGYARLVERLTSLGAQVEREPVVSSR; the protein is encoded by the coding sequence ATGTCTGTCCTACGTATTGTCGGCGGCCGGCCTCTGCGCGGCCGGATTGACGTCGACGGCAACAAGAATGCGGCGCTGCCGCTCATCGCCGCCTGTCTACTCACCGATCAACCGTGCACGCTGCACAACGTGCCGCGCATTCGTGACGTCCAAGCCATGCTCGAGCTCTTGCGGGGCTTAGGCGCAGAGGTGAGTGGCGGCGGCACCACCGACGTGACGATCTGCTGCGCGAAGCTGTCGGGGGATCAACCAGACCCGCAGCTGGTCGGCCGTCTTCGCGGCTCGGTGCTGCTGCTTGGGCCGCTGCTGGCTCGGCAGGGCCGGGTACAGCTTGCGCCGCCCGGCGGTGATTTTCCCACGCGTCGCACGATCGACACCCACGTACAAGCGCTCAGCGCACTCGGCGCCCGCGAGTTGCCGGCCGAAGCCGGGCACGTGTTCGAGGCGCCGGAGGGGAGACTTGTTGGTGCCTCGTTCTATTTAGATGAGGCCTCGGTGACGGCGACCGAAGCGGCGCTGCTTGCGGCGGCCGCGGCGGAGGGTGTCACCGAGATTCGACACGCCGCCTGCGAGCCGCATGTCGTCGAGCTCTGCCGCTTCATGCAAGCGATGGGGATCGACCTGGAGGGAGAAGGGACGCCGCGTATCCGAGTCCACGGGACACGCCGTGTTCGCGGTGCGACGCACACCCTGAGAGGCGACTACATCGAGGCTGGCAGCTGGGCAGTGCTCGGCGCGGTGACGAGCGGGGAGGTCGAGATCGTCGGCGCGCACCCGGACGATTTGGAGCCCATCACGTCGGTCATGCAGCGTATGCGCGTTGACTGTCGCCTGGATGATCAGGTGCTGCACGTTGGGCAGTCTTCTTGCATCGCTATTCGGCGTCTCGTCACGGGGCTGTGGCCCGGCTTTCCAAGTGACATGGTCAGCCTCATCACGGTCCTCGCAACCCAGGCCGAGGGGCGCACGCTCATTCACGATTGGATGTACGAGCTGCGCCTCTTCGCGCTGGAACAGCTGAGTGGAATGCGGGCCGATCTCTTTCTCTGCGATCCGCACCGCATTGTCGTTACGGGGCGCACGCCGTTGCGAGGCCGCGATCTCGATAGCCGCGACCTGCGATCCGGCATGGCGCTCATTGCAGCGGCGCTTGCCGCCGACGGGGAGAGCTCGCTCGCCCCGCTCGAGACAGTCGAGCGCGGTTACGCGCGCCTGGTCGAGCGGCTCACGTCACTCGGCGCGCAGGTAGAGCGGGAGCCAGTGGTGAGTTCTCGGTAG
- the murB gene encoding UDP-N-acetylmuramate dehydrogenase, whose translation MTLRCGSHRMPTLGLRSMSEREGHHRLIELRDRLIARFGPHRVLADVPLGPYTTFKVGGPAELLVEARSSTELVGALELARDAGVPVTLLGGGSNVLVGDLGVRGLVLRAHGGAIDRASAGRVRAEAGVTINGLVRWTISRGLAGLEAWAGTPGTVGGAIHGNAHFQGRLVSELIASVELVTPDGRRAERPVSEMMFGYDTSRVQQTGEVVLAATFMVEPGDPESLRRVARSSLTYRKRTQPLHMRSAGCIFQNPHPAEPLPPGVPRSAGALVDRAGLKGVRQGGAQVSSVHGNFVVSDGGASASDIRALVERCRDSVAATTGITLRDEVVYLGDFGDAAASDPSPGRDERSAE comes from the coding sequence ATGACCCTGCGTTGCGGTTCTCACCGAATGCCCACACTCGGACTGCGCTCCATGAGCGAACGTGAAGGGCATCATCGCTTGATCGAGCTGCGCGACCGCCTCATCGCACGCTTCGGGCCCCACCGCGTACTCGCGGATGTGCCGCTCGGCCCGTATACGACCTTCAAGGTCGGTGGCCCAGCGGAGCTGCTCGTCGAGGCGCGCTCGTCCACGGAACTCGTCGGGGCGCTCGAGCTGGCCCGCGACGCGGGCGTGCCGGTCACGCTGCTCGGTGGTGGCTCGAACGTGCTCGTGGGCGACCTTGGTGTGCGCGGCCTGGTGCTGCGTGCTCACGGCGGTGCGATTGATCGCGCGTCCGCTGGTCGGGTGCGTGCCGAAGCTGGCGTCACCATCAATGGGCTCGTGCGTTGGACCATCAGTCGGGGGCTCGCCGGTCTCGAAGCCTGGGCGGGGACGCCCGGCACGGTTGGAGGAGCAATCCATGGGAACGCGCACTTTCAAGGCCGCCTCGTCAGTGAGCTCATCGCGTCGGTGGAGCTGGTCACGCCTGACGGTCGACGGGCAGAGCGGCCGGTGAGTGAGATGATGTTCGGCTACGATACGAGCCGCGTCCAGCAGACGGGTGAGGTGGTATTGGCTGCCACGTTCATGGTCGAGCCCGGCGATCCGGAGAGCCTCCGACGCGTTGCGCGCAGCTCTCTCACATATCGCAAGCGCACGCAGCCGCTGCACATGCGCAGTGCCGGTTGCATCTTCCAGAACCCGCATCCAGCGGAACCGCTACCGCCTGGTGTCCCGCGGTCGGCTGGTGCGCTCGTGGATCGAGCTGGTCTCAAGGGAGTACGCCAGGGCGGGGCTCAGGTCTCCAGCGTGCACGGCAACTTCGTCGTGTCGGACGGAGGGGCGTCTGCATCGGATATCCGTGCCCTCGTGGAACGGTGTCGCGATTCGGTCGCGGCAACGACGGGGATTACCCTCCGTGACGAGGTCGTGTACCTCGGGGATTTCGGTGACGCCGCTGCGTCCGATCCAAGCCCAGGCCGGGATGAACGGTCAGCTGAGTAA
- the polX gene encoding DNA polymerase/3'-5' exonuclease PolX: MDNPAIAHVLSEIADLLEIKGENLFRVRAYRNAASAVADSGERVADLPDQALRQIPGIGKDIAGRIREFVESGQCRYHQELLAEFPPGVLDLLHLQGIGPKTVALLYSSRGIQSVEELEQAAKSGALRGLRGLGTKREQLILKAIDEWRQHAGRHLTPDAWEIATAVVAHLRSAAPQATLDIVGSLRRGADTCGDIDILACGAGGELMAAFVGHPHVERVLGRGETKSSVRLLKGYQVDLRLVTSESRGAAIQYFTGSKLHNIELRDRALKKGWKLNEYGLFRAGDGRRLAGDSEEALYAALDLPIIPPELREMRGELEAAERDALPRLIEHRDLRGDLHMHTTATDGRDDVETMARAAQAAGLSYIAITDHSQALAMANGLDEARALAHAQRIREVDARLDGITVLAGVECDIRPDGQLDLAEDCLAQLDIVIASVHSAFNQGAEEMTDRVLRALECPYVDVLGHPTGRMLLRRDPYAIHVERVIDAAAARGVALEINSQIYRRDLSDTHARLARDRGATLVISSDAHSARAFGVLEWGVMTARRGWIEAGDVLNTRPLDEVRRALRRRSRDARG; the protein is encoded by the coding sequence GTGGACAATCCTGCCATCGCGCACGTGCTCAGTGAGATCGCCGATCTCCTAGAGATCAAGGGCGAGAACCTGTTCCGGGTCCGCGCGTATCGCAACGCGGCCAGCGCGGTGGCCGACTCGGGCGAGCGTGTCGCTGACCTCCCCGACCAGGCGCTCCGCCAGATTCCCGGGATTGGGAAAGACATTGCCGGCCGTATCCGCGAGTTCGTCGAGAGTGGGCAGTGCCGGTATCATCAGGAGCTGCTCGCGGAGTTCCCTCCCGGCGTCCTCGACCTCCTGCACCTGCAAGGTATCGGTCCGAAGACGGTCGCTCTGCTCTACAGCTCGCGCGGCATTCAGTCGGTCGAGGAGCTCGAGCAGGCCGCCAAGAGCGGTGCGCTGCGTGGGCTCCGAGGGCTGGGCACGAAGCGAGAACAGCTCATCCTCAAGGCCATCGATGAATGGCGCCAGCATGCGGGCCGACACCTGACCCCAGACGCCTGGGAGATCGCCACCGCTGTCGTCGCGCACCTCCGCAGCGCCGCGCCCCAGGCAACCCTCGACATCGTCGGCAGCCTGCGCCGTGGCGCGGACACCTGCGGCGACATCGACATTCTTGCGTGTGGTGCCGGCGGTGAGCTGATGGCCGCCTTCGTCGGTCATCCACACGTCGAGCGTGTGCTGGGACGAGGCGAGACGAAGTCGAGCGTGCGGCTGCTGAAGGGGTATCAAGTGGATCTCCGGCTGGTCACGTCGGAGAGCCGCGGTGCCGCCATCCAATACTTCACCGGATCGAAGCTGCACAACATCGAGCTCAGGGACCGCGCATTGAAGAAGGGCTGGAAGCTCAACGAGTATGGCCTGTTTCGCGCAGGCGATGGGCGGCGCCTCGCGGGTGACAGCGAGGAGGCGCTCTACGCCGCGCTCGATCTTCCCATCATCCCACCGGAGCTGCGGGAAATGCGTGGCGAGCTCGAAGCCGCCGAGCGGGACGCGCTGCCACGGCTCATCGAGCACCGCGACCTCCGCGGCGATCTCCACATGCACACGACCGCCACTGATGGGCGAGACGACGTGGAGACGATGGCCCGCGCGGCGCAGGCGGCTGGGCTGTCCTACATTGCGATCACCGATCACAGTCAGGCGCTTGCCATGGCGAACGGCCTCGACGAGGCGCGGGCATTGGCCCACGCCCAGCGTATCCGTGAGGTTGACGCGCGGCTCGACGGCATCACGGTGCTCGCCGGTGTCGAGTGTGACATTCGCCCCGACGGGCAGCTGGATCTGGCGGAAGACTGTCTTGCACAGCTCGACATCGTGATTGCCTCGGTCCATTCGGCCTTCAACCAGGGCGCCGAAGAGATGACCGACCGCGTCTTGCGGGCGCTGGAATGCCCCTACGTCGACGTCCTGGGTCACCCCACGGGACGTATGCTCTTGCGGCGCGACCCGTATGCCATCCACGTCGAGCGGGTGATCGACGCAGCCGCAGCGCGCGGCGTGGCGCTGGAGATCAACAGCCAGATCTACCGTCGTGATCTGAGCGATACCCATGCGCGGCTGGCACGCGACCGGGGCGCCACGCTGGTCATCTCGAGCGACGCCCACTCGGCGCGCGCCTTCGGCGTCCTGGAGTGGGGCGTCATGACAGCCCGCCGGGGCTGGATCGAGGCAGGTGACGTCCTGAACACGCGTCCGCTCGACGAGGTACGACGGGCGCTGCGGCGCCGCTCGAGAGACGCGCGGGGATAA
- a CDS encoding TIM barrel protein: MKFALLTVSYSGLFYDGPALSVVEQIRRAKRLGFDGLSIEAKRPVGSPLDLSPEDRTEIRDVAAREGIALCAVESMSNFASPFMEERENNLAMMKEVLTLAQDLQIDLVKVFAAWPGIIDDEDDTGIYGAYERGKHYKRLYPADLRRWNRAVAGIRQAADWAADRGLTLALQNHAPLIAPGYEDALMMVHEIERTNVKLCLDAPLFQERQSDDYIKEATEKCGDRIVLSHYGAWNVGLSPDGTPVQQLSPSFGGLINYPAYLRELERAGYDGFLVSEYCLPCIKNHQLAGIEDIDSANETALAYMKGLVATTAAAAGARPTLTHTTSMAASRATR, from the coding sequence ATGAAGTTCGCCTTGCTTACCGTCTCGTATTCGGGGTTGTTCTATGACGGCCCGGCGCTCTCGGTCGTCGAGCAGATTCGCCGAGCCAAGCGCCTGGGCTTCGACGGACTCTCTATCGAGGCCAAGCGACCGGTCGGATCACCGCTCGATTTGAGCCCGGAGGACAGAACGGAGATCAGAGATGTCGCCGCCCGCGAGGGCATCGCGCTGTGTGCGGTCGAGAGCATGTCGAACTTCGCGAGCCCGTTCATGGAGGAACGGGAGAACAACCTCGCCATGATGAAGGAAGTTCTGACGCTCGCGCAGGACCTCCAGATCGACCTCGTCAAGGTCTTCGCGGCCTGGCCCGGCATCATCGACGACGAAGACGACACGGGCATCTACGGCGCGTACGAGCGCGGGAAGCACTATAAGCGGCTCTATCCCGCCGATCTGCGTCGCTGGAATCGAGCCGTCGCTGGTATCCGGCAGGCTGCAGATTGGGCTGCCGATCGAGGCCTGACGCTGGCGCTGCAGAACCATGCCCCGCTGATCGCTCCAGGGTACGAAGACGCCTTGATGATGGTGCATGAGATCGAGAGGACGAACGTGAAGCTCTGCCTGGACGCGCCGCTGTTCCAGGAACGTCAGAGCGATGACTATATCAAGGAAGCGACCGAGAAGTGCGGCGACAGAATCGTCCTGAGTCACTATGGTGCCTGGAACGTCGGCCTGTCGCCGGATGGCACGCCCGTTCAACAGCTATCGCCATCGTTCGGCGGGCTGATCAACTATCCCGCATACCTGCGCGAGCTCGAGCGCGCGGGCTACGACGGCTTTCTCGTGTCGGAGTACTGTCTGCCCTGCATCAAGAACCACCAGCTCGCCGGGATCGAAGACATCGACAGCGCCAACGAGACCGCCCTCGCATACATGAAGGGTCTCGTCGCGACCACTGCGGCCGCGGCGGGGGCGCGGCCCACGCTCACGCACACGACATCCATGGCGGCGTCTCGAGCTACTCGCTGA
- a CDS encoding MFS transporter — protein sequence MTGLLRCRLGIMMFLQFFVWGAWYATAGNYMASVGMTDAIYWAYTASPIGAIVSPFFLGLVADRFFAVQKVLAVMHVLSGLFVCLAPLAAGVWLLSTPLFLTLLFLHMLCYMPTVGLATAMAFHGLRGREREFPWIRMFGTIGWIAAGFLVSYVLHADTTAVPMQVAGIAGILLGLYCLTLPAVPPPASGKKVSVSDVVGKDALAQLADRPFLVFLVSLLLTSIPLATYYAYVPVFLSATTIPDPAFKMTFGQMAEVLFLLLLPFALARFGIKWVLFAGMLAWVVRYGLFALAAPGAITWMILAGIVLHGICYDFVYVAGQVYIDKKATLDIRARAQGLFVLVTYGIGQGLGTLVAGWLFNSMMTGDARQDLNAWQTFWIIPVAFATLVTLGFGVLFRDEALVSDQQGAAALAK from the coding sequence ATGACCGGCCTGCTCAGGTGTCGCCTCGGTATCATGATGTTCCTCCAGTTCTTCGTCTGGGGTGCATGGTACGCGACCGCCGGCAATTACATGGCAAGCGTTGGCATGACCGACGCCATCTACTGGGCATACACGGCCAGCCCAATTGGCGCCATCGTCTCCCCATTCTTTCTCGGTCTCGTAGCTGATCGCTTCTTCGCAGTGCAGAAGGTCTTGGCCGTGATGCACGTGCTGAGCGGCCTCTTCGTGTGTCTCGCGCCGCTTGCAGCCGGTGTGTGGCTGCTCTCCACACCGCTGTTCCTCACGCTCCTGTTCCTGCACATGCTCTGCTATATGCCGACGGTCGGCCTCGCAACCGCGATGGCATTTCACGGCCTGCGGGGCCGCGAGAGAGAGTTCCCGTGGATCCGCATGTTTGGCACGATCGGGTGGATCGCGGCTGGCTTCCTTGTTAGCTACGTCTTACACGCAGACACAACCGCCGTGCCGATGCAGGTTGCGGGGATAGCCGGAATCCTGCTCGGTCTCTATTGCCTCACACTTCCAGCAGTCCCACCACCCGCGTCTGGTAAGAAGGTCTCCGTGAGCGATGTCGTGGGCAAGGATGCCTTGGCTCAGTTAGCAGACCGGCCATTTCTCGTCTTTCTTGTCAGCTTGTTGCTGACCAGCATTCCACTGGCAACCTACTATGCGTACGTGCCAGTCTTTCTCAGTGCGACGACGATCCCGGACCCAGCCTTCAAGATGACGTTCGGCCAAATGGCCGAGGTGCTGTTCCTGTTGTTGCTGCCGTTCGCGCTCGCACGATTCGGCATCAAGTGGGTCCTGTTTGCCGGGATGTTGGCCTGGGTAGTACGATACGGGTTGTTTGCCCTCGCGGCGCCAGGCGCCATCACCTGGATGATCCTTGCGGGTATCGTTCTGCACGGTATCTGTTACGACTTCGTGTACGTGGCAGGTCAGGTCTACATCGATAAGAAGGCAACACTAGATATTCGCGCCAGGGCGCAAGGCTTGTTCGTCCTAGTTACCTATGGTATAGGTCAAGGGCTGGGCACGTTGGTCGCAGGATGGCTATTCAATAGCATGATGACAGGCGATGCTCGTCAAGACCTCAATGCATGGCAGACATTCTGGATCATACCTGTTGCGTTTGCGACGCTCGTCACGCTCGGCTTTGGCGTTCTCTTTCGAGATGAAGCTCTGGTAAGTGATCAGCAAGGTGCCGCAGCGCTCGCGAAGTAG
- a CDS encoding ROK family protein, whose translation MTVRRAASKVNAEDGGRDAAQLRAFNLERVLGVAMDRDGPFTRAVVSEVTGLSAPTVGSLSSHLIRSGLVRDLGAGPSRGGRRPSFMEFNARHGFVVGIDLAITQSRLAVADLRGELVSERLIPTPKERGPVALLSRIGKEMRALLRDSGVPVGRLLAVAAGAPGAVDRKRGMVVDLAPNLKGWSRVPMAAILRRALGAPVVVENDVNLAILGERWRGAARGHDTCAFLVAGTGIGAGIIVNGELHHGHHFLAGEVALMCMGREYVEKDFGSRGCLETLAGRSALAARWSASSAGDEQGRIGDLFDAARHGDAKARQIVNEAATLLGMATANLSIVLDPSIVVLGGPLMTQSDLLARELRRIVSRIVPSPPQIVATELQETASLWGSLLVAMTEARERIRQQLRRNGRSAA comes from the coding sequence ATGACAGTCAGGCGTGCAGCGTCGAAAGTCAATGCGGAGGATGGGGGGCGGGACGCCGCGCAGCTGCGGGCGTTCAACCTCGAACGGGTTCTCGGGGTGGCAATGGACCGGGATGGGCCCTTCACCCGCGCCGTGGTCAGCGAGGTGACCGGTCTGTCGGCGCCGACCGTCGGGAGCCTGTCGTCCCATTTGATTCGTAGCGGCTTGGTGAGGGATCTCGGCGCCGGACCGTCGCGCGGTGGTCGCCGTCCTTCGTTCATGGAGTTCAACGCCAGACACGGGTTCGTGGTCGGTATCGATCTCGCGATCACACAGAGCCGGCTCGCCGTCGCCGACCTGCGCGGCGAGCTGGTGAGCGAGCGGCTCATTCCCACCCCGAAAGAGCGCGGCCCGGTTGCCCTGCTCTCGCGCATCGGCAAGGAAATGCGGGCTCTCCTTCGCGATAGCGGCGTTCCGGTCGGGCGGCTGCTCGCGGTTGCGGCGGGCGCACCGGGTGCTGTCGATCGCAAGAGAGGCATGGTGGTCGACCTCGCTCCCAACCTCAAGGGCTGGTCGCGAGTGCCGATGGCCGCCATCTTGCGCCGCGCGCTGGGTGCACCAGTGGTGGTCGAGAACGACGTGAATCTCGCCATCCTTGGGGAGCGGTGGCGAGGTGCCGCGCGTGGACACGATACCTGTGCGTTCCTCGTCGCCGGCACTGGCATCGGCGCCGGCATCATCGTCAACGGCGAGCTGCACCACGGCCATCACTTCCTCGCCGGTGAGGTCGCTCTCATGTGCATGGGCCGCGAGTACGTCGAGAAGGACTTCGGCTCGCGCGGCTGCCTCGAGACACTCGCCGGCCGCTCTGCGCTGGCGGCGCGCTGGTCGGCGTCGAGCGCAGGTGATGAACAGGGCCGGATCGGCGACTTGTTCGACGCGGCTCGTCATGGCGACGCCAAGGCTCGACAGATCGTCAACGAGGCCGCCACACTTCTCGGAATGGCGACAGCGAACTTGAGCATCGTGCTCGACCCCTCGATCGTGGTGCTTGGCGGGCCGCTCATGACGCAGAGCGACCTCCTGGCCCGAGAGCTGCGGCGGATCGTCAGCCGCATCGTGCCCAGTCCGCCGCAAATCGTGGCGACCGAGCTGCAGGAGACCGCATCGCTGTGGGGAAGCCTGCTCGTCGCGATGACGGAAGCCAGAGAGCGCATTCGTCAACAGCTCCGCCGCAACGGCCGCTCGGCTGCATAG
- a CDS encoding PQQ-binding-like beta-propeller repeat protein, which yields MANTHDKRLRKWHTGTACLLLACGLLLAIRVGRAQTNGSKPVRPQTAPYRTWSDYGGSPDAAQYSALSQIDRSNVGELQAVWTYPTGDGKNYLFNPLVVDGTMYVLAKNNSIVALDAATGREIWARPNPRGRITTRGINYWESPDRSERRLLFSNDNDLQAIDARTGEPISSFGVEGRVDLREGLRRDPATISVQSTTPGRVFEDLIILGSATNQEYESAPGDIRAYDVRSGKLVWAFHTIPHPGEVGYETWAEDAWKTVGGANAWGELSVDVQRGIVYIPTGSAKYNFYGANRKGANLFADCLLALDARTGRRIWHFQMVHHDIWDYDNATAPKLLTVRHEGKLVDIVAHAGKTGFLYVFDRVTGAPLWPSEERPVPRSHMPGEETWPTQPFPLAPPPFARQTFTEKDLSPFIDDPVERARFRQAIRNARNEGMFTPPGLADTIQMPGNNGGANFGGAAVDPTQGTMFVVSKDFPSMLKLVPPPSTASAPLGAADPSSIRYTSTFGFMITTSGLSAVAPPWTTLTAYDLNTGTITWQTPLGEVPELAAKGFRDTGGHFPKVGPVVTAGGLIFTGTRDRQIRALDVDTGRVLWKAEVDAAIEGIPAVYEVNGRQYVVYCAAARATTRTHASPGHPASDSPIPGAYVAFALPDR from the coding sequence ATGGCCAATACTCACGATAAGCGTCTTCGGAAGTGGCACACCGGCACTGCATGCCTGCTGCTGGCTTGCGGACTCCTGCTCGCGATTCGTGTTGGCCGGGCACAGACAAATGGGTCGAAGCCGGTCAGGCCGCAGACGGCTCCGTACAGGACGTGGAGTGACTATGGCGGCTCACCGGATGCCGCACAGTATTCGGCGCTCAGCCAGATCGATCGCTCGAACGTGGGCGAGCTGCAGGCCGTCTGGACCTACCCGACCGGGGATGGCAAGAACTATCTGTTCAACCCGCTCGTCGTGGACGGCACCATGTATGTCCTGGCGAAGAACAACTCGATTGTCGCCCTGGACGCCGCGACCGGACGGGAAATCTGGGCGCGTCCGAACCCGCGGGGGCGTATCACGACCCGCGGGATCAACTACTGGGAGAGCCCGGATCGATCGGAGCGCCGTCTGTTGTTCTCGAACGACAACGACCTGCAGGCGATTGATGCGCGAACCGGCGAGCCGATCTCGTCGTTTGGCGTGGAGGGCCGTGTCGATCTCAGAGAAGGCTTGAGGCGCGATCCCGCGACGATCTCGGTGCAGTCCACGACTCCGGGGAGGGTGTTCGAAGATCTAATCATTCTCGGCTCGGCGACCAACCAGGAGTACGAGTCGGCGCCTGGGGACATCCGGGCCTACGACGTACGGTCCGGGAAACTGGTGTGGGCGTTTCACACGATTCCACACCCAGGTGAGGTGGGGTACGAGACGTGGGCCGAGGACGCGTGGAAGACCGTCGGCGGCGCGAACGCCTGGGGAGAGCTGTCGGTCGACGTGCAGCGCGGGATCGTCTACATCCCGACGGGCAGCGCGAAGTACAACTTCTACGGCGCCAACCGCAAGGGGGCCAATCTCTTCGCCGACTGTCTCCTCGCGCTCGATGCAAGGACTGGGCGCCGCATCTGGCACTTCCAGATGGTGCACCACGACATCTGGGATTACGACAATGCCACGGCGCCGAAGCTCCTGACGGTACGGCACGAGGGCAAGCTGGTCGACATCGTCGCGCACGCCGGCAAGACAGGCTTTCTGTATGTCTTCGACCGCGTGACCGGGGCGCCGCTGTGGCCGAGCGAGGAGCGGCCCGTTCCTCGCTCCCATATGCCTGGAGAAGAGACCTGGCCGACGCAGCCGTTTCCGCTTGCCCCTCCGCCCTTCGCTCGCCAGACATTTACCGAGAAGGACCTCAGCCCGTTTATCGACGATCCTGTAGAGCGAGCCCGTTTTCGTCAGGCGATTCGCAACGCACGGAACGAGGGCATGTTCACGCCGCCCGGTCTTGCCGATACCATCCAGATGCCCGGCAACAATGGTGGGGCGAACTTCGGCGGCGCCGCCGTGGATCCGACGCAAGGCACCATGTTCGTCGTCTCCAAAGACTTTCCCTCCATGTTGAAGCTGGTACCGCCACCGTCGACCGCTTCGGCGCCTCTCGGCGCGGCCGATCCAAGCTCGATTCGCTATACGAGCACGTTCGGCTTCATGATCACCACGAGTGGGCTCTCCGCGGTCGCACCGCCGTGGACGACATTGACCGCCTACGATCTGAACACGGGCACTATCACATGGCAGACACCTCTCGGCGAGGTCCCGGAGCTTGCGGCGAAAGGGTTCAGGGACACCGGCGGGCACTTCCCGAAGGTGGGGCCGGTGGTCACCGCGGGAGGCCTGATTTTCACGGGGACGCGCGATCGGCAGATCCGCGCGCTGGACGTGGACACCGGGAGGGTGTTGTGGAAGGCGGAGGTCGATGCGGCGATTGAGGGCATTCCCGCCGTGTATGAGGTGAACGGGAGACAGTACGTCGTCTACTGCGCGGCGGCGCGAGCAACGACGCGTACGCATGCCAGCCCTGGACATCCCGCCTCGGACTCGCCGATCCCCGGCGCGTATGTCGCGTTTGCGCTGCCGGATCGGTAA